One Natrinema salaciae genomic region harbors:
- a CDS encoding helix-turn-helix domain-containing protein → MRPVDEHIMETMRDEGNLTPQAVENFSVCSRSHASVRLSKLADYGLVERIAQGLYRLTDDGRAFLNEELDASKLEPAARDR, encoded by the coding sequence ATGCGTCCGGTCGACGAGCACATCATGGAGACGATGCGGGATGAGGGAAATCTGACACCACAGGCTGTGGAAAACTTCAGTGTCTGTTCCCGAAGCCACGCCAGTGTGCGGCTTTCGAAGCTCGCGGACTACGGACTGGTCGAGCGGATCGCTCAGGGGCTCTATCGGCTCACCGACGACGGTCGAGCGTTTCTCAACGAGGAACTGGACGCCAGCAAGCTCGAGCCGGCGGCTCGAGATCGTTGA
- a CDS encoding PAS domain S-box protein, with protein sequence MSSGALTDALRETLTLFEESGEPRTTTEVAEELDLGRRSTYARLERLVERDRLETKKVGANARVWWRSPARPPAMAETAIPDWSAAAESLVDDVLNDVEAGIFVLDENFDVVWINEPIERYFGLEREHAVGRDKRTLVDERIAAAVEESTAFAETVLATYDDNTYTEQFECRVTAGDGRDGRWLEHRSKPIETGAYAGGRVELYYDVTDRKQSERSHRKERREFESIVQAVEGYAIFTLDPDGRVQTWNPGGERIGGYEADEILGEHVSVFYTEDDRDAGVPEENLAAAAERGSIRDDGWRVKADGSWFWATVTMTAIHDIDGELQGYVKVVRDMTERRRAETERELVYEATRSIAEAETFEAGLQAALRDVCEMTDWEYAEAWIPTDDGVLRRAEADYYADDLTEFAAFSESFTFARGEGLPGRVWASGEFEWAADLSNGSRDEFPRLDEALDVGLQSSVGVPVVSDDTVVAVLTFIVRTPRETDERLVKLVSSIAGDLGELIARRRAEERLERERELIEQVFETAPVGIAVFGPDRQIVRANEGMADLIGSAGGDEDGYTAGDLTLVGEDGEPLPFEERPVGRVFETGESVFGQEVKLVHPDGSSHWVSVNAAPFTDVDSQVGHVIATTTDVTRLKEQTKRLERRREDLKMELEEIFARVDDAFYALDDEMRFEYVNDRAEELLGYPESELLGRNVWEALSTADDDPIRDRFQTAMATQEPVTFERFSEPLDIWEIVRIYPSESGLSVYFTDITERKERELQLELYETIVETVEDGVYAVDSDARFVMVNDAFCEMTGRNRAELLGRHATTIHDDHLTPRAERLTAAVEHGERETASIEFDVRTKDGERLPAESRVTQFQFDDTSGRCGVVRDVSERNERERKLGKRIRQQEVVTELGERALKDRDLDTLMAEAAELVAETLGNDYAGVLDLSAAADELLLRQGAGWDDDSVGSATVSAAEGDSQAAYTLATENPVVLEDVSVESRYSSSSLLRDHDVRSGISTIVGSADDPWGVLGTYDTEPTEFSEQDTAFVQAVANILANAVDRHRHEQELIRQREQLAALDNINSVVREIASAVIDQSTREEIERTVCEHLANTDSYRFAWVGDVDAPSQTVNLRTEAGVDGYLDGITISIDPDDKRSKGPTGRALRTGEIQVSQDVLTDIRHDPWREDIEPYGFRSSAAVPIVHEGMVYGVLNVYAERPYAFESQEREVIAQLGELVGHAIAATDRKQALMSDELVELEFQIENILETLDASVETDGRITLDDTVPVGDGEFLVYGTATADAIDTVHHLTSLLPHWESVTVRSEGDPARFELRLTDPPVLSAVAARGGYVDRAVIEDGDYRMTIHLAPSVEARTIIETVTGTYSAAEMVRRRQISRKHDDLRHVQRHVMAELTDRQRTALEAAYHVGYFEWPRDATGEAVAESMDVAPPTFHHHLRKAERKVFNVLFSS encoded by the coding sequence ATGAGTTCGGGAGCACTCACGGACGCCCTGCGAGAAACGCTCACCCTTTTCGAAGAATCGGGAGAACCCCGGACCACGACGGAGGTTGCCGAGGAACTCGACCTCGGCAGACGGAGCACGTACGCCCGCCTGGAACGACTCGTCGAGCGGGATCGGCTCGAAACGAAGAAGGTCGGCGCGAACGCGCGCGTCTGGTGGCGGTCCCCGGCGCGGCCCCCGGCGATGGCCGAGACGGCGATTCCGGACTGGTCGGCCGCAGCGGAGTCCCTCGTAGACGACGTCCTCAACGACGTCGAGGCTGGCATCTTCGTCCTCGACGAGAACTTCGACGTGGTCTGGATCAACGAACCGATCGAACGGTACTTCGGGCTCGAGCGAGAGCACGCCGTCGGCCGTGACAAGCGCACGCTCGTCGACGAACGGATCGCAGCCGCCGTCGAGGAGTCCACGGCGTTCGCGGAGACGGTGCTAGCGACCTACGACGACAACACCTACACCGAGCAGTTCGAGTGTCGAGTGACCGCCGGGGACGGCCGCGATGGCCGGTGGCTCGAACATCGAAGCAAGCCCATCGAGACTGGGGCGTACGCAGGGGGCCGAGTCGAACTCTACTACGACGTCACCGATCGAAAGCAATCGGAGCGGAGCCACCGGAAAGAACGGCGGGAATTCGAGTCCATCGTCCAGGCCGTCGAGGGGTACGCGATCTTCACGCTCGATCCGGACGGGCGCGTCCAGACCTGGAATCCCGGCGGCGAGCGCATCGGGGGGTACGAGGCCGACGAAATTCTCGGTGAACACGTTTCGGTGTTTTACACCGAAGACGACCGCGACGCCGGCGTTCCCGAGGAGAATCTGGCAGCGGCCGCCGAACGCGGTTCGATACGAGACGACGGCTGGCGTGTCAAAGCGGACGGATCGTGGTTCTGGGCGACCGTCACTATGACGGCGATTCACGATATCGATGGCGAGCTGCAGGGCTACGTGAAAGTCGTCCGCGACATGACCGAGCGGAGGCGCGCGGAAACCGAGCGCGAACTGGTATACGAAGCGACACGGTCCATCGCGGAAGCCGAGACGTTCGAAGCCGGGCTACAGGCAGCACTCCGAGACGTCTGCGAGATGACCGACTGGGAGTACGCCGAGGCGTGGATTCCGACCGACGACGGGGTGCTCCGGCGCGCAGAGGCGGACTACTACGCGGACGACCTGACCGAGTTCGCCGCATTTTCGGAATCGTTCACGTTCGCCCGTGGCGAGGGGCTTCCCGGTCGCGTGTGGGCATCCGGGGAGTTCGAGTGGGCGGCCGATCTCTCGAACGGATCGCGCGACGAATTCCCGCGACTGGACGAGGCGTTGGACGTCGGTCTGCAATCCTCGGTTGGGGTACCAGTCGTCAGTGACGACACGGTCGTTGCCGTGCTCACGTTCATCGTACGAACGCCTCGAGAGACCGACGAACGACTCGTCAAGTTGGTATCGTCGATCGCCGGGGACCTCGGAGAACTGATCGCGCGCAGGCGCGCCGAAGAGCGACTGGAGCGCGAACGAGAGCTCATCGAACAGGTCTTCGAGACGGCCCCCGTCGGGATCGCGGTCTTCGGGCCGGACCGTCAAATAGTGCGTGCAAACGAAGGGATGGCGGACCTCATCGGTTCCGCGGGTGGCGACGAAGACGGGTACACGGCCGGTGACCTGACGCTCGTCGGTGAAGACGGCGAACCGTTGCCGTTCGAGGAGCGTCCGGTCGGCCGCGTCTTCGAAACCGGTGAATCCGTCTTCGGGCAGGAGGTCAAGCTAGTCCATCCGGACGGATCGTCCCACTGGGTATCGGTCAACGCGGCCCCGTTCACCGACGTGGACAGTCAGGTGGGCCACGTTATCGCCACCACTACGGACGTCACACGGCTCAAAGAGCAGACCAAGCGCCTCGAACGCAGACGTGAAGACCTGAAAATGGAACTGGAGGAAATCTTCGCGCGCGTCGACGACGCGTTTTACGCGCTCGACGACGAGATGCGGTTCGAGTACGTCAACGATCGTGCCGAGGAATTGCTCGGGTATCCCGAATCCGAGTTGCTCGGACGGAACGTCTGGGAAGCACTCTCCACGGCCGACGACGATCCGATCCGCGATCGATTTCAAACGGCGATGGCCACCCAGGAGCCCGTTACGTTCGAGCGGTTCTCGGAGCCACTCGACATCTGGGAGATCGTTCGGATTTACCCGTCGGAATCCGGTCTGTCGGTGTACTTCACGGACATCACTGAACGGAAAGAGCGCGAGTTACAACTCGAACTGTACGAGACGATCGTCGAGACCGTCGAGGACGGCGTCTACGCGGTCGATTCGGACGCGCGATTCGTCATGGTAAACGACGCGTTCTGCGAGATGACCGGCCGGAACCGAGCGGAACTCCTCGGGCGACACGCCACGACGATCCACGACGACCATCTCACGCCCCGCGCCGAACGATTGACTGCGGCGGTCGAACACGGGGAGCGCGAGACCGCAAGCATCGAATTCGACGTACGTACGAAAGACGGAGAACGGTTACCGGCCGAGAGTCGGGTAACCCAGTTTCAGTTCGACGACACCTCCGGCCGCTGTGGCGTCGTCCGAGACGTCTCGGAACGCAACGAGCGTGAACGGAAACTCGGAAAGCGAATCCGCCAGCAGGAAGTCGTTACCGAGCTCGGTGAGCGCGCCCTCAAAGACCGTGACCTCGACACGCTGATGGCCGAAGCGGCCGAACTGGTCGCAGAGACGCTCGGCAACGACTACGCCGGTGTGCTCGACCTGAGCGCTGCGGCCGACGAACTCCTGCTCCGGCAGGGCGCTGGCTGGGACGACGACAGCGTCGGCTCGGCGACGGTTTCGGCCGCCGAGGGCGATTCGCAAGCGGCCTACACGCTGGCCACCGAGAATCCGGTCGTCCTCGAGGACGTGAGCGTCGAATCCCGATACAGCAGTTCTTCTCTTCTCAGGGATCACGACGTACGCAGTGGCATCAGTACGATCGTTGGGTCCGCTGACGACCCGTGGGGAGTCCTCGGAACGTACGATACCGAACCGACGGAATTCTCCGAACAAGACACCGCTTTCGTCCAAGCGGTCGCCAACATTCTTGCAAACGCGGTCGACCGTCACCGGCACGAACAGGAATTGATCCGTCAGCGGGAGCAACTCGCCGCGCTCGACAACATCAACAGCGTCGTCCGCGAGATTGCCAGTGCGGTCATCGACCAGTCCACGCGCGAGGAGATCGAACGGACCGTCTGTGAACATCTCGCTAACACGGATTCGTACCGCTTCGCCTGGGTTGGAGATGTGGACGCGCCGTCTCAGACGGTGAATCTGCGGACCGAAGCAGGCGTCGACGGCTACCTCGACGGAATCACGATCTCGATCGATCCGGACGACAAACGTAGCAAAGGGCCCACGGGGAGGGCGCTCCGGACGGGGGAGATTCAGGTTTCCCAGGACGTTCTCACGGATATCAGACACGACCCGTGGCGCGAAGATATCGAACCGTACGGTTTCCGATCGTCCGCAGCCGTCCCGATCGTTCACGAGGGGATGGTCTACGGCGTACTGAACGTCTACGCGGAGCGACCGTACGCGTTCGAGAGCCAAGAACGCGAGGTGATCGCCCAGCTCGGGGAACTGGTCGGCCACGCTATCGCCGCCACCGACCGCAAGCAAGCGTTGATGAGCGACGAACTCGTGGAACTGGAGTTCCAGATCGAGAACATCCTCGAGACCCTCGACGCGTCAGTAGAGACGGACGGGAGAATTACGCTCGACGACACGGTTCCAGTCGGCGACGGCGAGTTCCTCGTCTACGGGACGGCGACGGCGGATGCCATCGATACCGTGCACCACCTCACGTCGCTACTTCCGCACTGGGAGTCCGTTACCGTCCGCTCGGAGGGCGATCCCGCTCGATTCGAACTCAGACTGACCGACCCACCAGTGCTGTCGGCCGTAGCGGCACGCGGAGGGTACGTCGATCGCGCTGTCATCGAGGACGGCGACTACCGGATGACCATCCACCTCGCGCCGAGCGTGGAGGCCCGAACGATCATCGAGACCGTCACGGGAACCTACTCGGCGGCCGAGATGGTTCGACGCCGCCAGATTAGCCGTAAACACGACGACCTCCGACACGTCCAGCGACACGTGATGGCCGAGTTGACCGATCGCCAGCGTACCGCGCTGGAGGCCGCGTACCACGTGGGCTATTTCGAGTGGCCACGCGACGCCACCGGCGAAGCAGTCGCCGAATCGATGGACGTGGCTCCGCCGACCTTCCACCACCACCTTCGGAAGGCCGAGCGAAAGGTGTTCAATGTACTGTTTTCGTCGTGA